One stretch of Bacteroidales bacterium DNA includes these proteins:
- a CDS encoding DUF3078 domain-containing protein: MEHKFLRYFIIVFFVSISLSSFSQETGAGEESVKAIIDSLKNSGVIFNYNVRKPEISLSKEQAIRFLQHRIRPQYWKNTEDPFRIALNQLVFEASHPKYDSAAYILASYPYDSLKVAWDKFYIWEPLRLKIPVVSIPDFPMKTDSVLIVDSTVVSNLSDTLAAIPAQMTNMVAKRQNSGLKDTTIMVVLDTLNEVTSYADGFPFRYYEFPYQGDSIEVAVRLLMNYLVERDSSVISFTGINNENIPVWLNTRSEQMSRFWLKNELSDSVTVWIGNPSRNTVGLYLEQGVSFRRPVKQGNYSDARINVQALDKSKLLDVQKIVVKPQYWKYRSEASFVFSQSALSNWVKGGENSVSTALDITGYADYNNKALKLSSSNFARLKYGYIASGDKGIRKNLDLLETNSKLNHKAFGKFDFSGIMLFKTQIAKGYNYTKVKDRDTAILVSKFMNPAVLTIGFGLDYKPNKTTSINFSPLSYKGTFVSDPAYMNQTYDSTKIDQTKYGVPKDKKSLNEPGVSFMISNTWKPFKSITVTNRLQLFTNYINNPQNIDIDWEAIVVANLNWFTDIRFNTHLIFDDDTKTLELDSEKKPVLRPDGTQKKTARVQFKEMLGLSLVFRF, from the coding sequence ATGGAACATAAATTCCTAAGGTATTTTATTATTGTATTCTTTGTAAGTATTTCTTTATCATCATTTTCGCAGGAAACAGGTGCAGGGGAAGAATCTGTAAAAGCTATAATAGACTCTCTTAAAAACAGCGGTGTTATTTTTAATTATAATGTCAGGAAACCTGAAATTTCCCTTTCAAAAGAACAGGCAATCAGATTTTTGCAGCATAGAATCAGGCCTCAGTACTGGAAGAATACCGAGGATCCTTTCAGAATTGCATTAAATCAACTTGTCTTTGAAGCATCACATCCAAAGTATGATTCGGCTGCCTATATACTTGCCAGTTATCCCTATGATTCGCTGAAAGTCGCATGGGATAAGTTTTATATATGGGAACCTCTGCGGTTGAAAATCCCTGTTGTATCGATTCCTGATTTTCCAATGAAGACCGATTCGGTATTAATTGTGGATTCTACAGTAGTAAGCAATCTGTCTGACACTCTTGCAGCTATACCGGCTCAGATGACAAATATGGTTGCTAAAAGACAAAATTCAGGACTTAAGGATACAACAATTATGGTTGTTCTGGATACCCTTAATGAAGTGACATCATATGCTGACGGTTTTCCTTTCAGGTACTATGAGTTTCCGTATCAGGGCGATTCTATTGAGGTTGCTGTAAGATTACTCATGAATTACCTTGTTGAGCGAGATTCGTCTGTCATAAGCTTTACCGGAATAAATAATGAAAACATTCCGGTCTGGCTGAACACCAGATCAGAACAGATGTCGAGGTTCTGGCTGAAGAATGAACTTTCTGATTCTGTAACAGTGTGGATAGGAAATCCTTCCCGAAATACAGTTGGACTTTACCTTGAGCAGGGTGTAAGTTTCAGAAGGCCTGTAAAACAGGGAAATTATTCCGATGCCAGAATAAATGTCCAGGCATTGGATAAATCTAAATTACTTGACGTTCAGAAGATTGTTGTGAAACCGCAGTACTGGAAATACAGGTCGGAGGCTTCATTTGTATTCAGCCAGTCAGCCCTGTCAAACTGGGTAAAAGGAGGTGAGAACAGCGTATCCACTGCTCTTGATATAACGGGATATGCCGATTACAATAATAAGGCCCTGAAACTCTCTTCAAGTAATTTTGCCAGGCTGAAATACGGTTACATTGCTTCAGGTGATAAGGGGATAAGGAAAAATCTGGATCTTCTTGAAACTAACTCCAAACTCAACCATAAAGCGTTTGGAAAGTTTGACTTCAGCGGTATTATGCTTTTCAAAACGCAAATAGCTAAAGGGTACAATTATACCAAAGTGAAGGACAGGGATACTGCAATCCTTGTTTCAAAATTTATGAATCCGGCTGTTCTGACAATAGGGTTTGGGCTTGATTATAAGCCCAATAAAACAACTTCCATTAACTTTTCGCCACTGTCGTACAAAGGAACATTCGTTTCTGATCCGGCCTATATGAATCAGACCTATGATTCTACAAAGATTGACCAGACAAAATATGGTGTACCCAAGGACAAGAAATCACTTAATGAACCAGGTGTCAGTTTTATGATAAGTAATACATGGAAGCCTTTTAAGTCAATAACTGTTACAAACAGGCTTCAATTATTTACCAACTATATCAATAACCCTCAGAACATTGATATTGACTGGGAAGCTATTGTTGTGGCAAACCTGAACTGGTTTACCGATATCAGATTTAATACCCACCTGATTTTTGATGATGACACCAAGACTCTGGAGCTGGATAGTGAGAAGAAACCCGTTTTAAGACCTGATGGCACTCAGAAAAAAACAGCACGGGTTCAGTTTAAAGAGATGCTGGGATTATCTCTGGTGTTCAGATTCTGA
- a CDS encoding tryptophanase — translation MELPFAEPFKIKMVENIYKSTREQRLNWIKEASYNLFNLRSEQFYIDLLTDSGTGAMSDRQWAAIMTGDESYAGSSSYYNLKESIREITGFEFFLPTHQGRAAENVLFSVLVKEGDIVPGNSHFDTTKGHIEFRKAKTVDCTVGIASDPTAWHPFKGNVDLVKLENVLRENPADKISCIITTITNNTSGGQPVSMENIRETGKLAKKYGIKFILDSARFAENAYFIKLREAGYAEKSIREIAFEMFSYADGMTMSSKKDAIVNMGGFIGFRDEELFRKASTYNIIYEGFITYGGMSGRDMNALAEGLREGTELSYLESRINQVAYLGNKLKDSGIPLMEPFGGHAVFIDAKKFLTEISKEEFPAQTLAIELFIEGGIRGVEIGALMADRDPITRENRFPELELVRLAIPRRVYTDNHMDYVAAVVKNVYDRRKSINKGVIINWEAPIMRHFTVKLERC, via the coding sequence ATGGAATTACCATTCGCAGAACCATTTAAGATTAAAATGGTTGAAAACATATATAAGAGTACAAGAGAGCAGAGACTTAACTGGATTAAAGAGGCTTCTTATAACCTGTTTAATCTCAGATCGGAACAGTTCTACATAGATCTTCTCACCGATTCAGGAACCGGAGCAATGAGCGACCGGCAATGGGCAGCTATTATGACCGGCGATGAGAGCTATGCAGGATCCTCATCATACTATAATCTGAAGGAATCAATCAGGGAGATCACAGGTTTCGAATTCTTCCTTCCCACACACCAGGGCAGGGCTGCTGAGAATGTTTTGTTTTCAGTACTCGTTAAAGAAGGTGATATCGTCCCGGGGAACTCCCACTTTGACACAACAAAGGGACACATTGAATTTCGTAAGGCGAAGACTGTCGATTGCACAGTAGGGATTGCATCGGATCCGACTGCCTGGCATCCTTTCAAGGGAAATGTAGATCTTGTTAAACTTGAAAATGTACTGAGGGAGAATCCGGCTGATAAGATCTCATGTATTATAACCACTATCACAAATAACACATCCGGCGGTCAGCCTGTTAGCATGGAGAATATCAGAGAGACAGGAAAACTGGCTAAAAAGTATGGCATCAAATTTATTCTCGATTCAGCCAGGTTTGCAGAAAATGCTTATTTTATAAAACTCCGGGAAGCAGGTTATGCCGAAAAAAGTATCAGGGAGATTGCCTTTGAGATGTTCTCATATGCAGATGGTATGACAATGAGTTCCAAGAAAGATGCAATAGTTAATATGGGAGGTTTCATTGGATTCAGAGATGAAGAATTATTCCGGAAAGCATCTACCTATAATATTATATATGAAGGTTTTATAACCTATGGAGGTATGTCGGGCAGAGATATGAACGCACTCGCAGAGGGCCTGAGGGAAGGTACAGAGCTGTCTTATCTTGAATCGAGGATTAACCAGGTGGCATACCTTGGAAATAAACTCAAAGATTCCGGGATCCCTTTAATGGAACCATTCGGAGGACACGCAGTCTTCATTGATGCAAAAAAATTCCTCACGGAAATTTCAAAAGAAGAATTTCCGGCGCAAACACTGGCAATTGAGTTATTTATTGAAGGAGGAATAAGAGGTGTGGAAATTGGTGCTCTAATGGCCGATCGCGATCCCATAACCCGCGAAAACAGGTTCCCGGAACTGGAACTGGTCAGGCTGGCAATTCCAAGGCGGGTTTATACTGATAATCATATGGATTATGTAGCTGCAGTTGTTAAGAATGTTTATGATAGAAGGAAAAGTATAAACAAGGGTGTCATAATTAATTGGGAAGCACCTATTATGAGGCATTTCACTGTTAAGCTGGAGAGGTGCTAG
- a CDS encoding MATE family efflux transporter: MQDLTNGNEGKLIFKFAAPMLLGNVFQQLFSVVDSIVVGNFVGKEALAAVGASFPVIFIMVSMIIGLVMGTTVVISQYFGAKNLVKVKRAIDTMYIYSAVFGIITTVVGIIIAEPLLRLLGLPEDIMPQAVKYLQIYLSGMIVFFGFNGTSAVLRGLGDSKTPLYFLIIATVSNIILDLLFVAVFKWGVAGAAYATLVSNAIAFGMAIWWLNKTHKIIRIAIRGLHFDREVFQHSIRIGLPTGIQQTLVAIGALALMGIVNKFGTNIIAGFSVASRLDALAVIPAMSFSQALSTFVGQNIGANKPERIRAGLIATLKMSGIVTIVTSLFIIFGGHLLMSMFTKDTEVIRIGDNYLTIVSAFYIMFTLMFIYAGVMRGAGDTLIPMFISLLSLWIIRIPMAWYLSGKIGEDGIWWSIPAGWFVGLALSYFYYKSGRWKKKSVVIYDENL, translated from the coding sequence ATGCAAGATCTCACAAACGGTAACGAGGGAAAACTCATTTTTAAATTTGCGGCGCCAATGCTGCTTGGCAATGTATTTCAGCAATTGTTCAGTGTTGTTGACAGTATAGTCGTAGGAAATTTTGTCGGGAAAGAGGCTCTTGCTGCTGTGGGCGCATCCTTTCCTGTCATTTTTATAATGGTCTCGATGATAATCGGACTTGTTATGGGAACCACAGTTGTTATTTCCCAGTACTTCGGTGCAAAAAACCTTGTGAAGGTCAAGAGAGCAATTGACACCATGTACATTTACAGTGCTGTTTTCGGGATAATCACAACAGTAGTAGGAATTATTATTGCAGAACCCTTACTAAGATTATTAGGGCTACCTGAAGATATTATGCCACAGGCAGTTAAATATCTTCAGATCTACTTATCAGGGATGATAGTCTTCTTTGGATTTAACGGTACAAGTGCAGTGTTAAGAGGGTTGGGTGACTCAAAAACACCTTTGTATTTTCTTATAATAGCAACCGTTTCCAATATAATACTAGATCTCCTTTTTGTTGCAGTATTCAAATGGGGTGTGGCTGGAGCTGCTTATGCAACACTGGTATCTAATGCAATAGCCTTCGGTATGGCTATCTGGTGGTTGAATAAAACCCATAAAATTATAAGAATCGCTATAAGGGGACTGCACTTTGACAGGGAAGTATTTCAGCACAGTATCAGGATCGGATTACCAACAGGTATACAACAAACTCTAGTAGCAATAGGAGCACTGGCATTAATGGGTATTGTCAATAAATTCGGGACAAATATCATTGCAGGATTTTCAGTTGCGAGCAGACTTGATGCTCTGGCAGTTATACCGGCAATGTCGTTTTCCCAGGCTCTCTCTACCTTTGTCGGACAAAATATCGGAGCCAATAAACCTGAGAGGATAAGGGCCGGTCTGATTGCTACCCTGAAGATGTCAGGAATTGTAACAATTGTTACATCATTGTTCATAATTTTTGGAGGACACCTCTTAATGAGTATGTTTACGAAAGATACTGAAGTGATAAGAATAGGTGATAACTACCTTACAATTGTAAGTGCATTCTATATAATGTTTACGCTGATGTTTATCTACGCAGGTGTTATGAGAGGAGCCGGCGACACTCTTATTCCGATGTTTATTTCACTCCTCTCCCTGTGGATCATCAGGATTCCAATGGCCTGGTACCTCTCGGGCAAGATTGGTGAAGATGGAATCTGGTGGTCAATTCCGGCCGGCTGGTTTGTTGGGTTGGCCTTATCCTACTTTTACTATAAATCAGGACGTTGGAAAAAGAAGTCGGTTGTTATATACGACGAGAATTTGTAA
- a CDS encoding YicC family protein, with the protein MTGYGKAIAETPQKKITIEIKSLNSKQLDLNTKLPWLYKEKEPEIRNLISQKLDRGKIDFSVYCDMLDDEVVTVINKTAVRNYYNQFKEIASDLKIDLDDQIFTAIMKLPDTLKTEKPEMPEGEWELVKKQIIESIDMLDLYRIEEGNSITTDLKKCIGKILSFLETIGTYESGRIAKVREKLDTLLEEAVGKENIDKNRFEQELIFYLEKYDINEEKVRLKTHCDYFLETMNTPAPNGKILNFITQEIGREINTIGSKANDASIQKLVVMMKDELEKIKEQTLNVL; encoded by the coding sequence ATGACAGGCTACGGGAAAGCAATTGCTGAAACTCCGCAGAAGAAAATCACAATTGAGATCAAATCACTTAATTCCAAACAACTTGACCTTAATACAAAGTTGCCGTGGCTCTACAAGGAAAAAGAACCTGAGATCAGGAATCTGATAAGCCAGAAACTGGACCGCGGTAAAATTGACTTTTCAGTCTATTGCGATATGCTTGATGATGAGGTCGTTACTGTTATAAACAAGACTGCTGTAAGGAATTATTATAACCAGTTCAAAGAAATTGCTTCCGATCTTAAAATAGATCTTGATGACCAGATCTTTACTGCTATAATGAAACTGCCTGATACCCTAAAGACTGAAAAGCCGGAGATGCCTGAAGGAGAATGGGAACTTGTTAAAAAACAGATCATTGAATCGATAGACATGCTCGATCTTTACAGGATTGAAGAGGGTAATTCAATAACAACCGACCTGAAGAAATGTATTGGAAAAATTCTTTCATTTCTTGAAACGATAGGAACATATGAGAGCGGAAGAATAGCTAAAGTGAGAGAGAAACTTGACACACTCCTTGAAGAAGCAGTTGGTAAAGAAAATATAGATAAAAACAGGTTTGAGCAGGAACTGATCTTTTACCTTGAAAAATATGACATTAATGAGGAGAAGGTAAGACTTAAAACTCATTGCGATTACTTCCTTGAAACAATGAATACACCGGCCCCGAACGGAAAAATCCTGAACTTTATAACCCAGGAGATCGGACGGGAAATCAATACCATCGGCTCAAAAGCAAATGATGCCTCTATACAAAAGCTTGTTGTTATGATGAAAGATGAGCTTGAAAAGATAAAAGAGCAAACTTTGAATGTACTCTAA
- the gmk gene encoding guanylate kinase, translating to MAGKLVIISAPSGAGKTTIVNHLLGSGLNLSFSVSATTRPLRGNEESGKDYFFLSVEEFKKRIENNEFVEWEEVYKDLYYGTLKSELERIWANGQNVLFDVDVKGGITLKKIFGNKSIAIFIMPPSVEELENRLIKRATDTPEKIRIRVEKARQELELANQFDTVIVNHQLDKAKEEAVKILTSFLQS from the coding sequence ATGGCAGGAAAATTGGTGATAATATCTGCACCCTCCGGTGCCGGAAAAACAACAATAGTAAACCATCTTCTGGGTTCAGGATTGAATCTGTCGTTTTCGGTTTCGGCAACAACAAGACCATTGAGAGGAAATGAAGAAAGTGGCAAGGACTACTTCTTCCTGTCGGTTGAAGAGTTTAAAAAGAGGATCGAAAACAACGAATTTGTTGAATGGGAAGAAGTTTATAAAGATCTCTATTACGGAACTCTGAAAAGCGAACTGGAAAGGATCTGGGCAAACGGACAAAATGTACTTTTTGATGTTGATGTTAAAGGAGGTATAACTCTGAAGAAAATATTTGGTAATAAATCAATTGCCATTTTCATTATGCCTCCTTCAGTTGAAGAACTTGAAAACAGATTGATAAAAAGAGCGACTGATACTCCTGAAAAAATCAGGATCAGAGTAGAAAAAGCACGTCAGGAGCTTGAGCTTGCCAACCAGTTCGATACTGTAATTGTCAATCACCAGCTCGATAAGGCGAAGGAAGAAGCTGTGAAAATATTAACATCATTTCTTCAATCTTAA
- a CDS encoding nicotinate-nucleotide adenylyltransferase, giving the protein MTKIGLYFGSFNPVHIGHTAIAGYMTEYAGLDQVWFVVSPHNPLKKKETLLADHHRLYMAQLAIGDNDRLKASDIEFKLPVPSYTIDTLTYLKEKYPKNRFCLVMGEDNLFTLHKWKNAAELIKNYPVYVYPRPDSVRPASVQLDEIMAEADIHYVDAPLMDISGTFIREGISSGKDLSYFLAPAVWKYIREMHFYEKTAHG; this is encoded by the coding sequence ATGACTAAAATCGGATTATATTTCGGATCATTCAACCCTGTTCACATCGGACATACAGCCATTGCCGGTTATATGACAGAGTATGCCGGCCTCGACCAGGTCTGGTTCGTTGTAAGTCCTCACAACCCCCTGAAGAAGAAAGAAACACTTCTCGCCGATCACCACCGGCTCTATATGGCGCAGCTCGCTATTGGAGACAATGACAGGCTGAAGGCTTCCGATATTGAATTCAAGCTGCCTGTACCTTCGTATACTATTGATACTCTTACATATCTGAAAGAGAAATATCCTAAAAACAGGTTCTGCCTTGTGATGGGAGAAGATAATCTCTTCACACTTCATAAATGGAAGAATGCTGCAGAACTGATAAAGAACTATCCTGTTTATGTTTATCCGCGACCTGATTCGGTGAGACCGGCATCAGTTCAGCTTGACGAAATAATGGCGGAAGCCGATATCCATTACGTTGATGCACCGCTAATGGATATTTCAGGAACATTTATAAGGGAAGGAATATCAAGCGGAAAAGACCTCTCCTATTTCCTCGCCCCGGCTGTGTGGAAATATATTAGGGAGATGCATTTCTACGAAAAAACGGCACACGGCTAA
- a CDS encoding 2-oxoacid:acceptor oxidoreductase family protein — protein MTEEIIIAGFGGQGVLSMGKIMAYSGVMQDMEVSWMPSYGPEMRGGTANVIVIISSERISSPIVRHFDTAIILNQQSLDKFEGFVKPGGVLIYDGNGITRHPERKDITIYRVDATEEAARMNSSKTFNMIVLGGFIKVKPIIKIENIIKGLKKSLPERYHNLIPMNEKALIRGEEIIKEVQKAKI, from the coding sequence ATGACTGAAGAAATAATTATAGCCGGATTTGGAGGACAGGGAGTACTGTCAATGGGTAAGATTATGGCTTATTCCGGAGTGATGCAGGATATGGAAGTAAGCTGGATGCCGTCATATGGTCCGGAGATGCGTGGCGGAACAGCAAATGTTATTGTTATAATAAGCAGTGAAAGAATTAGTTCTCCTATTGTCAGGCATTTCGATACTGCAATAATCCTGAACCAGCAATCGCTTGATAAATTTGAAGGATTCGTAAAACCAGGCGGTGTTCTTATCTACGATGGCAATGGAATTACAAGACATCCTGAGAGAAAAGATATCACAATATACAGAGTGGATGCCACTGAAGAGGCCGCAAGAATGAACAGCTCCAAGACTTTCAATATGATAGTATTGGGCGGATTCATTAAGGTTAAGCCTATTATAAAAATTGAGAATATTATAAAAGGTCTGAAGAAGTCACTTCCTGAGAGATATCATAACCTTATCCCTATGAATGAGAAAGCCCTCATCAGGGGTGAGGAGATAATTAAGGAAGTTCAGAAAGCTAAGATTTAA
- a CDS encoding 2-oxoglutarate oxidoreductase gives MAVVTGIKEIIKPENLAYQKTELLTDNTLSYCPGCGHGTAHRILAEVIDEEGLQSKTIGVSPVGCSVLLYNYIDVDIQQAAHGRAPAVATAIKRLLPDTFVFTYQGDGDLAAIGTAETIHACNRGENILIIFVNNGIYGMTGGQMAPTTLAGMKSSTSPFGRDVKTMGNPLKMTDIVATLDGTYYVTRQSVHTPANVRKTKKAIRKAVQYQKLDKGTCFIEIVSNCPSGWKMTPVQSNKWMEETMFPFYPLGDLKVPQE, from the coding sequence ATGGCTGTTGTTACAGGAATCAAAGAGATCATAAAGCCTGAAAACCTGGCTTATCAGAAAACTGAACTGCTTACAGATAATACACTTTCATATTGTCCGGGCTGCGGACATGGGACTGCCCACAGGATTCTTGCTGAGGTTATAGATGAGGAAGGACTGCAGTCGAAGACTATTGGTGTATCACCTGTTGGATGTTCCGTTTTGTTGTATAATTATATTGATGTTGATATTCAGCAGGCAGCACACGGACGTGCACCGGCTGTTGCTACTGCTATTAAAAGACTCCTGCCCGATACTTTTGTTTTTACTTATCAGGGCGATGGCGATCTTGCTGCTATTGGTACTGCGGAAACAATTCATGCCTGCAACAGGGGAGAAAATATCCTTATAATTTTTGTGAATAATGGAATTTATGGAATGACCGGAGGCCAGATGGCGCCGACCACACTTGCAGGAATGAAATCATCCACTTCTCCCTTTGGAAGAGATGTGAAAACGATGGGAAATCCTCTTAAGATGACCGATATTGTTGCAACACTCGATGGTACCTACTATGTTACCCGTCAGAGTGTTCATACTCCCGCAAATGTGAGAAAAACAAAGAAAGCTATCAGAAAAGCTGTTCAGTATCAGAAACTTGACAAAGGAACATGTTTCATTGAAATAGTTTCTAACTGCCCTTCCGGATGGAAAATGACTCCTGTTCAGTCAAACAAATGGATGGAAGAGACAATGTTCCCGTTTTATCCACTTGGCGATCTGAAAGTTCCACAGGAATAG
- a CDS encoding 3-methyl-2-oxobutanoate dehydrogenase subunit VorB, whose amino-acid sequence MEKELRLMKGNEAIAEAAIRAGADGYFGYPITPQSEILEYLMEANPAETTGMVVLQAESEVAAINMVYGGAACGKKVLTSSSSPGISLKQEGITYIAGAELPCLIVNVVRGGPGLGTIQPAQSDYFQAVKGGGHGDYHLIVLAPSSVQEMADFVDLGFELAFKYRNPVMILSDGAIGQMMEKVYLSPHKPRATEFPSWATTGKPDTRARNIITSLDLDSDGQEAFNHKLQAKYAEIREKEVRYEEFQTEDAEYLLVAYGTSARVSQKAIQLARAQGLKVGLLRPITLYPFPSKRINELADQVKGILSVEMSAGQMVEDVLLSVSGKVPVKHFGRMGGIVTTPDEVVENLKSKIIGG is encoded by the coding sequence ATGGAAAAGGAATTAAGATTAATGAAGGGTAATGAGGCTATTGCTGAAGCTGCGATACGTGCCGGGGCAGATGGCTATTTTGGTTACCCTATAACTCCTCAAAGTGAGATACTTGAATACCTTATGGAGGCTAATCCTGCTGAAACAACCGGCATGGTAGTCCTTCAGGCTGAAAGCGAAGTTGCTGCAATCAACATGGTTTATGGTGGTGCAGCCTGCGGCAAGAAAGTACTGACATCTTCTTCATCTCCGGGCATCAGTCTGAAACAGGAGGGGATAACATATATTGCCGGTGCGGAACTGCCCTGTCTGATTGTGAATGTAGTAAGGGGAGGACCGGGTCTGGGTACCATACAGCCGGCACAATCCGATTACTTTCAGGCTGTAAAAGGCGGAGGTCATGGCGATTATCATCTTATTGTTCTTGCTCCTTCTTCGGTTCAGGAGATGGCTGACTTTGTTGATCTTGGTTTTGAACTTGCATTCAAATACAGGAATCCTGTTATGATTCTTTCTGATGGTGCAATCGGACAAATGATGGAGAAGGTGTATCTCAGTCCTCATAAGCCAAGAGCAACAGAATTCCCGTCATGGGCTACAACCGGAAAGCCGGATACAAGAGCCAGAAACATTATTACTTCTCTGGATCTTGATTCAGATGGTCAGGAGGCATTCAACCATAAGCTTCAGGCTAAATATGCAGAAATAAGGGAAAAAGAGGTACGATATGAAGAATTTCAGACTGAAGATGCTGAATATCTTCTGGTTGCTTACGGTACAAGTGCACGGGTATCGCAGAAGGCGATTCAGCTTGCAAGGGCGCAGGGACTCAAGGTTGGCTTGCTCAGGCCTATTACATTATATCCATTCCCGTCCAAAAGGATCAACGAACTTGCTGACCAGGTAAAAGGGATACTTTCAGTTGAGATGAGCGCCGGTCAGATGGTTGAAGACGTTCTTCTTTCTGTCAGCGGGAAAGTACCTGTTAAACATTTTGGCAGAATGGGCGGTATTGTTACAACACCTGATGAGGTTGTTGAAAATCTGAAATCAAAAATTATAGGAGGTTAA
- a CDS encoding 4Fe-4S binding protein translates to MAKIKGSIVVNMEKCKGCEVCMVSCPTGTIAMAREVNGKGYNYAYPANPDLCIGCASCAMVCPDGVITVYKTKI, encoded by the coding sequence ATGGCTAAGATAAAAGGCAGTATTGTTGTTAATATGGAGAAATGCAAGGGGTGCGAAGTGTGTATGGTTTCCTGCCCAACAGGCACCATCGCAATGGCCAGAGAAGTCAATGGAAAGGGTTATAATTATGCTTATCCGGCCAATCCCGATTTATGCATTGGTTGCGCAAGTTGTGCAATGGTATGCCCTGACGGAGTAATAACTGTTTATAAAACAAAAATATAG